The following are from one region of the Hymenobacter radiodurans genome:
- a CDS encoding glycoside hydrolase family 15 protein, translating to MTTKHTYDMGVIGNCAFLALVKQDTSISWLCWPRFDSSFVFGSLLDTRKGGEFSIKPSTEEFTSHQSYRENTNVLCTEIENEDGRYRVTDFAPRFPQYDRYYKPLMLIRKIEPLSGTPRVKVVCSPVGNYGELPLSRRRSSNHIAFLGLEEEIRLTTNIPLTYILDEELFVLNEPKYLVLTYGAPLEAPLESTAERFLRSTVQYWQKWVKSTSISSFYQEAVIRSALALKIHQYEDTGAIIAASTTSLPEAPGSTRNWDYRFCWMRDTYYILTAFNNIGHFEEMEQYFHYIANISTKVKEKYQPLYSISGGTELIERELDLEGYLGNKPVRIGNDAYTHIQNDVYGQVLVALLPLYVDRRFLDSERTDSQKLIYDALRMIEKTMNMPDAGLWEFRTLAQYHSYTYLFHWAGAHAARHVARRLRNPEMEALATRLVDEAAKKIEECFDAKRGVYTNAIGSPHLDASTMQLIMMGYLDPASEVAKTHLVELEKELKTPEGLFYRYRHADDFGTPETTFLICSFWYVEALACVGRVEDAIREFESLLTYTNHLGLLSEDVDARTGSQWGNFPQAYSHVGLVNAAYRIAKKLDQPNFV from the coding sequence ATGACGACAAAGCACACCTACGATATGGGCGTGATTGGCAACTGTGCCTTTCTGGCCTTGGTAAAACAAGACACTTCTATTTCCTGGCTTTGCTGGCCGCGCTTTGATAGCAGCTTCGTGTTTGGCAGCCTGCTCGATACGCGCAAGGGCGGCGAGTTTAGCATCAAACCTTCTACTGAAGAGTTTACCTCGCATCAATCTTACAGGGAAAACACCAACGTACTCTGCACCGAAATCGAGAACGAGGACGGGCGCTACCGGGTCACGGATTTTGCCCCCCGCTTCCCGCAGTACGACCGCTACTACAAGCCCCTGATGCTGATTCGGAAGATTGAGCCGCTGTCGGGTACGCCGCGCGTGAAGGTGGTTTGCTCGCCGGTGGGCAACTATGGCGAATTGCCGCTAAGCCGCCGCCGTAGCTCCAACCACATCGCCTTTCTGGGGCTGGAAGAGGAAATTCGCCTCACCACCAACATTCCCCTGACGTATATTCTGGACGAGGAATTGTTTGTGCTCAACGAGCCTAAATACTTGGTGCTCACCTATGGCGCGCCGCTGGAAGCGCCTTTGGAAAGCACCGCCGAGCGTTTCCTGCGCAGCACGGTACAGTACTGGCAGAAATGGGTAAAAAGCACCAGTATCAGTAGCTTCTATCAGGAGGCGGTTATTCGGTCGGCGCTGGCGCTCAAAATTCACCAGTACGAGGATACGGGGGCCATTATTGCGGCCAGCACCACCAGCTTGCCCGAGGCGCCCGGCAGCACCCGCAACTGGGACTACCGCTTCTGCTGGATGCGCGATACCTACTATATCCTCACGGCCTTCAACAACATTGGCCACTTTGAGGAGATGGAGCAGTATTTCCACTACATCGCCAACATCTCTACGAAGGTTAAGGAAAAATATCAGCCGCTGTACAGCATTAGCGGCGGCACGGAACTGATTGAGCGTGAGCTGGATCTGGAAGGCTACCTCGGTAATAAGCCCGTGCGCATCGGCAACGACGCCTACACCCACATTCAGAACGACGTGTATGGGCAGGTGCTGGTGGCGTTGCTACCTCTCTACGTCGACCGACGCTTTCTGGACAGCGAGCGTACCGACTCACAGAAGCTGATTTATGACGCTCTGCGCATGATCGAGAAGACCATGAACATGCCCGACGCTGGGTTGTGGGAATTCAGAACGCTGGCTCAATATCATAGCTATACGTATCTGTTCCATTGGGCCGGCGCTCACGCGGCGCGCCACGTAGCTCGTCGCCTCCGCAATCCGGAGATGGAAGCCCTGGCCACGCGCCTGGTTGATGAGGCTGCGAAGAAAATTGAAGAGTGCTTTGATGCCAAGCGCGGCGTGTACACCAACGCCATCGGCTCGCCTCACCTCGACGCCAGCACCATGCAGCTCATCATGATGGGCTACCTCGACCCAGCGTCGGAAGTAGCAAAAACCCATCTTGTAGAGCTAGAAAAGGAGTTGAAAACGCCCGAGGGCCTGTTCTACCGCTACCGCCACGCCGACGACTTCGGCACGCCCGAAACCACTTTCCTCATCTGCTCTTTCTGGTATGTGGAAGCGTTGGCCTGCGTGGGTCGCGTAGAGGATGCCATTCGCGAGTTCGAGTCACTGCTGACGTACACCAACCATCTGGGCTTGCTCTCGGAAGATGTGGACGCCCGCACCGGCTCGCAGTGGGGCAACTTCCCGCAGGCCTATAGCCACGTAGGCTTGGTGAATGCGGCCTATCGTATTGCCAAAAAGCTGGACCAGCCAAACTTTGTATAA
- a CDS encoding SusC/RagA family TonB-linked outer membrane protein, with product MKKIVLMRRRTLLPTALAVLLLTAPNLVAAHSRIELISIYKADIQVTGQVVDDKGAGIPGVTVLVKGTTNGTATDPDGRFSLTVPDDAVLTFSSIGFTSQEIVLGGRTTLNVTMAADTKTLDEVVVTGYQTQRKADLTGAVSVVKTEEIKDMASNDVTRNLQGRVPGVNITTDGAPGSSATVRIRGIGTLGNNDPLYVIDGIPTREGINQINQNDIESIQVLKDASAASIYGSRASNGVIIITTKKAKQGATRVDFSTFFTLQTPGPHIQMLNTQDYGRVYWQAATNDGAVPSRPFYTFQTRTGPDGQPVLDQVIVPEFIDKDKTMRAADTDWFKETEQNALIQSYNLSVSSGGERGGALFSLNYYDNTGTLKHSGFNRYTARLNSDYNFLGAN from the coding sequence ATGAAAAAGATCGTACTCATGCGCCGCCGGACACTCCTGCCCACGGCGTTGGCTGTTCTGCTGCTGACGGCCCCAAACCTCGTCGCAGCGCACAGCCGAATAGAACTGATCAGTATCTATAAGGCTGATATCCAGGTGACTGGTCAGGTAGTTGACGATAAGGGCGCGGGGATACCCGGTGTAACCGTGCTCGTGAAAGGCACCACCAACGGCACCGCTACCGACCCCGACGGCCGCTTCAGCCTTACCGTTCCCGACGACGCGGTGCTGACCTTCTCTTCCATCGGCTTCACTTCCCAGGAAATTGTATTAGGTGGCCGCACTACCCTTAATGTAACGATGGCTGCCGACACCAAGACCTTGGATGAAGTGGTCGTGACGGGCTACCAAACCCAGCGCAAGGCCGACCTGACCGGCGCCGTATCGGTAGTGAAAACGGAGGAAATCAAAGACATGGCCTCTAATGACGTGACCCGCAACTTGCAAGGCCGGGTGCCGGGCGTGAACATCACCACCGACGGCGCGCCGGGCAGCTCCGCCACCGTGCGCATTCGCGGCATCGGTACGCTCGGCAACAACGACCCGCTCTACGTCATCGACGGCATCCCGACGCGGGAAGGCATTAACCAGATCAACCAGAATGACATTGAGTCGATTCAGGTGCTGAAAGACGCTTCGGCCGCCAGCATCTACGGTTCGCGGGCCAGTAACGGCGTGATTATCATCACGACCAAGAAGGCTAAGCAAGGCGCTACGCGGGTAGACTTTTCGACCTTCTTCACCCTCCAGACCCCGGGCCCGCACATCCAGATGCTCAATACACAGGACTATGGCCGGGTGTACTGGCAGGCAGCCACTAACGACGGCGCAGTGCCGAGCCGCCCCTTCTACACCTTTCAAACGCGCACCGGTCCCGACGGACAGCCCGTGCTCGATCAAGTGATTGTGCCCGAGTTCATCGACAAGGACAAAACCATGCGCGCCGCCGACACTGACTGGTTTAAAGAAACCGAGCAGAATGCCCTGATTCAGAGCTACAACCTAAGCGTGAGCAGTGGCGGCGAGCGGGGCGGGGCGTTGTTCTCCCTGAACTACTACGACAACACTGGTACCCTCAAACACTCGGGCTTCAACCGCTACACGGCCCGCCTCAACTCCGATTACAACTTCCTGGGGGCAAATTAA
- a CDS encoding SusC/RagA family TonB-linked outer membrane protein, with the protein MRDRTTQLPSIVPVRTVDGIGWGGPVEGMSDRDNPLRLLSDNQQNRSNTGRAFGNVFADAELLPGLHLRTSFGIDYSMYKFRQIYKTYKAGFLSEANNRVTDNQRFFGNWVWQNTLNYDMTLGGKHQLNFVAGTERISYYDESSYASRTNFASEDPTYAYLDAGAANKDNGGGGTAYKLASYFGKFNYSLADKYLASVTIRRDGSSRFGEDNRFGVFPAASVGWRLSEENFVKNTTPFFSDLKLRAGWGQTGNQDIANFASRGLYQSLLGTLDPNFEYDRGTAYDIFGNDTNLPSGYRRVQQANPDLKWETTTQTNLGVDFGLLDNRLTGSVDYFIKKSEDILVNLPYLAVVGEGGDKFVNGASIENKGWEFLVGYQNELTNGLTYSITGNLSTYRNKLTFLPDEVINAYGGNGQDVTRLGHSINAVYGYVADGLYQNATEVSEGPTQVGAAPGRIRYKDLNGDGKVDNFDQTWITEGVPDFNYGLNLGAGYKGFDVQVFLQGVQGLEAYNNAKFRTDFASIASGENWGERLLDAWSPTNTGSSIPALTLQNSNNEGRASTYFIENASYLKLRNIQLGYSLPATLVSKIKLQGVRVYVQSQNLFTVKSKEYTGPDPEVTNYQYPVPRIFTTGLNVSF; encoded by the coding sequence GTGCGCGACCGGACTACCCAGTTGCCCTCTATCGTGCCCGTGCGCACCGTGGATGGCATAGGATGGGGCGGCCCCGTAGAAGGTATGAGTGACCGGGATAATCCCCTGCGCCTGCTCTCTGATAACCAGCAGAACCGCTCCAACACGGGTCGGGCCTTCGGTAACGTGTTTGCCGACGCCGAGCTGCTGCCCGGCTTGCACCTGCGCACCAGTTTCGGCATCGACTACAGTATGTACAAGTTCCGCCAGATCTACAAAACCTACAAGGCGGGCTTCCTCTCTGAGGCGAATAACAGGGTAACTGATAACCAGCGCTTCTTCGGCAACTGGGTGTGGCAGAACACTTTGAACTACGACATGACGTTGGGGGGCAAACATCAGCTCAACTTCGTGGCTGGCACCGAGCGCATCAGCTACTACGATGAGAGCAGCTACGCCTCCCGCACCAATTTCGCCAGCGAAGACCCCACCTACGCCTACCTCGACGCGGGTGCGGCCAACAAGGACAACGGCGGCGGCGGCACCGCCTACAAGCTGGCCTCGTACTTCGGCAAATTCAACTACTCGCTGGCCGACAAGTACTTGGCTTCCGTTACCATCCGTCGAGACGGCTCCTCCCGCTTCGGCGAAGACAACCGGTTCGGGGTATTTCCGGCCGCGTCGGTGGGCTGGCGCTTGAGCGAAGAAAACTTCGTGAAAAACACGACCCCGTTCTTTTCTGACCTGAAGCTGCGCGCTGGCTGGGGCCAAACCGGCAACCAGGACATCGCCAACTTTGCCTCCCGCGGCCTTTACCAGTCATTGCTGGGAACGCTGGACCCCAACTTTGAGTACGACCGTGGCACGGCCTACGACATCTTCGGCAACGACACCAATTTGCCTTCCGGTTACCGCCGCGTGCAGCAGGCCAATCCCGATTTGAAGTGGGAAACCACGACCCAGACTAACCTCGGTGTTGACTTCGGCTTGCTGGATAACCGCCTTACGGGTTCAGTCGACTACTTCATCAAGAAAAGCGAAGACATCCTCGTGAATCTGCCTTACCTGGCCGTGGTAGGCGAGGGTGGCGACAAGTTTGTGAACGGTGCTTCGATCGAAAACAAGGGCTGGGAATTCTTAGTAGGTTACCAGAATGAGCTGACTAATGGCCTGACGTACAGCATCACGGGTAACCTCTCCACGTACCGCAACAAGCTTACCTTCCTGCCCGACGAGGTTATCAACGCCTACGGCGGCAACGGCCAGGACGTAACTCGCTTGGGCCACTCCATCAACGCCGTGTACGGCTACGTAGCCGACGGCTTGTACCAGAACGCCACCGAGGTAAGCGAAGGCCCCACGCAGGTAGGTGCCGCCCCCGGCCGCATCCGCTACAAGGACCTGAACGGCGACGGCAAAGTGGACAACTTCGACCAGACCTGGATTACCGAGGGCGTGCCCGACTTCAACTACGGCTTAAACTTGGGCGCCGGCTACAAAGGCTTCGACGTGCAAGTGTTCCTGCAAGGGGTGCAAGGCCTGGAAGCTTACAACAACGCCAAATTCCGGACTGACTTCGCATCAATTGCCTCGGGTGAGAACTGGGGCGAGCGCCTGCTCGACGCGTGGTCGCCGACTAACACGGGCTCTTCGATTCCGGCCCTTACCCTGCAAAACTCCAACAATGAAGGCCGCGCCTCGACTTACTTCATCGAAAACGCTTCATACCTGAAGCTGCGCAACATCCAGCTGGGCTATTCGCTGCCCGCCACCTTGGTTAGCAAGATTAAGCTGCAAGGGGTGCGCGTGTACGTGCAGAGCCAGAACTTATTCACTGTCAAGAGCAAGGAGTACACCGGCCCGGACCCCGAGGTAACCAACTACCAGTACCCGGTTCCCCGCATTTTCACCACCGGCCTCAACGTTTCCTTCTAA
- a CDS encoding RagB/SusD family nutrient uptake outer membrane protein — translation MKILKSSVLAISLLALSYGCNDKEFLNVQPTGALSDDQLNTAANIEKQVIATYSQLGNDVYRAPYTSLWPYGNVRAGDAYKGGNGTADVDAFHFYETFTFNRLDVGNTDELWFLIYIGISRANDALRRLETVDAAAMPNKAIRQGEMRFLRGHFYFMLKELFKRVPYIDEKVPTAEYATVSNVALTNDELWTKIADDFRFAVANLPDAQPEIGRANKSAAQAYLAKTLLFQAYVQSDNNAVTSVDQAKLQEVVSLTNQVIASGKYSLHADFATNFLTAGDNGVESVFAIQFSRNDGTPKAAPTAATV, via the coding sequence ATGAAAATCCTGAAATCCAGCGTACTGGCGATTTCGCTGCTCGCCCTTTCCTATGGCTGCAACGACAAAGAGTTTCTCAATGTGCAGCCCACCGGCGCGCTCAGCGACGACCAGCTGAATACCGCCGCCAATATTGAAAAGCAGGTTATTGCCACCTACTCCCAACTTGGTAACGACGTGTACCGCGCGCCTTATACCTCTTTGTGGCCCTACGGCAACGTCCGCGCCGGCGACGCTTACAAAGGTGGCAACGGCACGGCCGACGTGGATGCGTTTCACTTCTACGAAACCTTCACTTTCAACCGCCTCGATGTAGGCAACACCGACGAGCTGTGGTTCCTGATCTACATTGGCATCTCGCGGGCCAACGACGCCCTGCGCCGCCTCGAAACTGTTGATGCGGCGGCTATGCCGAATAAGGCCATTCGTCAGGGCGAGATGCGCTTTCTGCGCGGCCACTTCTACTTTATGCTCAAGGAGCTCTTCAAGCGTGTTCCCTACATCGACGAGAAAGTGCCCACTGCGGAGTACGCTACCGTATCGAACGTAGCCCTGACCAACGACGAGCTATGGACCAAGATTGCCGACGATTTCCGCTTTGCGGTAGCTAATCTGCCTGACGCTCAGCCTGAAATAGGGCGGGCCAATAAATCGGCAGCGCAGGCTTACCTGGCCAAAACGCTGCTTTTCCAGGCTTACGTACAGAGCGATAACAACGCCGTTACATCCGTCGACCAGGCGAAGCTCCAGGAAGTGGTTTCCCTAACTAACCAGGTCATTGCCTCGGGCAAATACTCGCTGCACGCTGACTTTGCCACCAACTTCCTGACGGCCGGCGATAACGGCGTGGAGTCGGTGTTTGCTATCCAGTTTTCGCGCAACGACGGTACCCCAAAGGCCGCACCGACCGCGGCAACTGTCTGA
- a CDS encoding hybrid sensor histidine kinase/response regulator transcription factor codes for MLVLLSSCAEPAPADRVKIGFSQCTNADAWRQAMLAGMKKELSFHPGVEFRMKDAHDNSALQRQQIQEFLKEDIDLLIVSANEAEPITPIVEEVFNRGIPVVILDRRTTSKLYTAYVGGNNVEVGQTAANYISTLLRQRGNVLEIKGAPGASPALDRHKGFAETLAAYPGMRLVAQMHGDWKRPSVMQNLPALLKAHPEVDLIFAHNDRMALGAYQVCKQLGLDRRIKVVGVDGLPGPHGGIQFVQDGILAATILYSPGGEEAIRTAMKIIKGEPYDKENMLGTMVIDSTNALTMKMQTEKLSSQQEDIQRQQQLLQQQRDTYASQRTVLYILLAALLGAALLGLVAWRAFQVNRRLIKRLERQNEEISSQRNQIAELAEQARIDTEAKLRFFTNFSHELRTPLTLILGPVEEMLTASADLSAGQRHDLTLVHRNTQRLLQLVNQLMDFRKIEVGKMPVRASEGNIVAFVREIMDVFEKSARQRGIVLRFLPAEPVIPLWFDVNILDKVFFNLLSNALKFTPDRGQITVSIQRVPTDNTVRVSVEDTGSGISEQDREHIFEWFYQGHQPTAKGSGMGLALAMGLVRLHQGQLSFTSQPGKGSTFVVTLPLELPAALRSTTPYAALPVNFAQEEEMPPRSKEDPTPTPISASESLILVIEDNEDVRDFVVQKLAPHYQVSSAADGDTGLRLAAETIPDLIVCDVMLPGLSGLEVVTQLRADWRTSHIPVVMLTARNAPEQQVEGVQSGADLYLTKPFNPTFLLESIRTLLANRAHLREHFRRELSVDTATVAPQRVDQKFLAELTAIVEANLTRTDLSVEDVARSLGISRVQLYRKVKALLGTGVTDFIQGIRLTKARQILLDDSLTIAEVAYQTGFSSPSYFSTAFKAKYQISPSEFKALHVTPHS; via the coding sequence ATGCTCGTTTTGCTGAGCAGCTGTGCCGAGCCTGCCCCCGCTGATCGGGTCAAGATTGGGTTTTCGCAGTGTACCAACGCCGACGCGTGGCGGCAGGCCATGCTGGCCGGTATGAAGAAGGAGCTGAGCTTTCATCCCGGCGTTGAGTTCCGGATGAAGGACGCCCACGACAACAGCGCCCTCCAACGCCAGCAGATTCAGGAGTTTCTGAAAGAAGACATCGACCTGCTCATCGTGTCGGCCAATGAGGCGGAACCCATTACGCCCATCGTGGAAGAGGTGTTCAACCGGGGCATTCCGGTGGTGATTCTCGACCGCCGGACCACTTCCAAGCTATATACGGCGTACGTGGGGGGCAATAATGTGGAAGTAGGCCAGACGGCCGCTAATTACATCAGCACGCTATTGCGCCAGCGCGGCAACGTGCTGGAAATCAAGGGCGCGCCCGGCGCTTCACCTGCCCTCGACCGCCACAAGGGATTCGCCGAAACGCTGGCCGCGTACCCCGGAATGCGCCTAGTAGCGCAAATGCACGGCGACTGGAAGCGGCCCTCCGTTATGCAGAATCTTCCCGCCTTACTCAAAGCTCACCCCGAAGTCGATCTGATTTTTGCCCACAACGACCGCATGGCCCTGGGCGCTTACCAGGTGTGCAAGCAGCTGGGCCTCGACCGGCGAATTAAGGTAGTGGGCGTCGATGGGCTGCCCGGTCCGCACGGTGGTATTCAGTTCGTGCAGGACGGCATTCTGGCGGCCACTATTCTCTACTCGCCGGGCGGCGAAGAGGCCATTCGGACGGCCATGAAAATTATCAAGGGCGAGCCGTACGACAAGGAAAACATGCTCGGCACCATGGTCATTGACTCGACCAACGCGCTGACTATGAAGATGCAGACGGAAAAATTGAGCAGTCAGCAGGAGGATATTCAGCGTCAGCAGCAGCTTTTGCAACAGCAGCGCGATACGTATGCCAGCCAGCGCACCGTCCTGTATATTTTGCTCGCGGCTTTGCTGGGAGCTGCCCTGCTGGGGTTAGTGGCGTGGCGGGCTTTTCAGGTAAACCGCCGCTTAATTAAGCGCTTGGAGCGGCAAAATGAGGAAATCAGCTCCCAGCGCAACCAGATAGCTGAGCTGGCCGAGCAGGCCCGCATCGATACGGAAGCCAAGCTGCGCTTCTTCACCAACTTCTCCCACGAGTTGCGCACCCCACTCACCCTTATTCTGGGTCCGGTGGAAGAAATGCTCACCGCCAGCGCCGACTTATCGGCCGGGCAGCGCCACGATTTAACGCTGGTGCACCGCAACACACAGCGCCTGCTACAGCTGGTAAACCAGCTCATGGATTTCCGCAAAATCGAAGTGGGTAAAATGCCCGTGCGAGCATCGGAGGGCAATATTGTGGCCTTCGTCCGCGAGATTATGGACGTGTTTGAGAAGTCGGCCCGGCAGCGGGGTATAGTGCTCCGATTTCTCCCTGCCGAGCCCGTTATTCCTCTGTGGTTTGATGTCAATATTCTGGATAAGGTCTTCTTCAACCTGCTCTCCAATGCCCTGAAATTCACCCCCGACCGGGGCCAGATTACGGTCAGCATTCAGCGCGTACCCACCGACAACACGGTGCGCGTGAGTGTGGAAGATACAGGCAGCGGAATTTCGGAGCAAGACCGGGAACACATCTTTGAGTGGTTTTACCAAGGCCATCAGCCGACGGCCAAAGGCTCGGGCATGGGCTTGGCGTTGGCAATGGGCCTTGTGCGCTTGCACCAGGGGCAATTATCATTTACCAGCCAGCCGGGGAAAGGCAGCACGTTTGTCGTGACGCTGCCGCTGGAACTGCCGGCAGCGCTGCGGAGCACCACGCCCTATGCGGCTCTGCCCGTCAACTTTGCCCAAGAGGAAGAAATGCCTCCCAGATCGAAAGAGGACCCAACGCCCACGCCCATTTCCGCAAGCGAATCCTTAATCTTAGTGATTGAAGACAATGAAGACGTGCGGGACTTCGTCGTGCAGAAGCTGGCGCCACACTATCAAGTTTCCTCGGCTGCTGATGGAGACACGGGCTTGCGCCTAGCCGCCGAAACCATCCCCGACCTTATTGTGTGTGATGTGATGCTGCCCGGCCTCAGCGGTCTGGAAGTAGTAACCCAGCTACGTGCCGATTGGCGCACCTCACACATACCGGTGGTCATGCTCACGGCCCGCAACGCCCCCGAGCAGCAGGTGGAAGGCGTGCAGTCGGGCGCCGACTTGTACCTGACCAAGCCGTTCAACCCGACCTTCCTGCTGGAGAGCATCCGGACTTTGCTGGCCAACAGAGCCCACTTGCGCGAGCACTTCCGCCGGGAGTTATCAGTAGACACCGCCACCGTCGCGCCCCAGCGCGTCGACCAGAAATTCCTAGCTGAACTCACCGCCATTGTGGAGGCCAACCTCACCCGCACCGACCTGAGCGTGGAGGATGTAGCGCGCAGCTTGGGCATCTCGCGGGTGCAGCTTTACCGCAAAGTAAAGGCCCTGCTGGGTACCGGCGTCACCGACTTTATTCAAGGCATCCGCCTGACCAAGGCCCGCCAGATTTTGCTCGACGACAGCCTGACTATTGCTGAAGTAGCCTACCAAACGGGCTTCTCCTCGCCCTCCTATTTCTCCACCGCCTTCAAAGCCAAGTACCAGATTTCGCCTTCCGAGTTCAAGGCCCTGCACGTGACGCCCCATAGCTGA
- a CDS encoding bifunctional alpha,alpha-trehalose-phosphate synthase (UDP-forming)/trehalose-phosphatase, which translates to MSRTIIVSNRLPTKVQRSEEGLSFSPSEGGLATGLGSIYRAANNVWVGWPGISVDAEEEQEVREKLRADSMRPVFLTESEIRDFYEGFSNETLWPTFHYFAQYAIYDQSHWEAYVAVNEKFCRAVLELAGPDDTIWVHDYQLLLLPQMLRAARPKSSIGFFLHIPFPSYELIRVLPWRRQLLEGMLGADLIGFHTYGYMRHFLSSVSQLLGYQSQNGLVEVNTRSVLVDAFPMGIDQAKYAEVAQSEQARAHEQTYRDALRNERIILSIDRLDYTKGIAQRLRAYELLLQAYPEWRERATLLMVVVPSRDQVDQYKELKEEIDELVGRINSTYRTISWNPIQYFYRSFPIEELAALYRMAEVALVTPMRDGMNLVAKEFIASKIDTPGVLILSERAGAARELSDAIIINPTDTNQLAEAMHEALIMPEDEQRQRMGAMQALVKKYNIHHWVNLFMDRLTYSKLKQETLATTTLNTDELQRMTSEYKNAPSGFYSWIMMAR; encoded by the coding sequence ATGTCCCGTACGATTATCGTTTCTAATCGCCTACCAACCAAAGTACAACGCAGTGAAGAGGGCCTTTCTTTTTCCCCCAGCGAAGGGGGCTTAGCCACCGGTTTGGGCTCTATTTATCGGGCTGCTAATAATGTCTGGGTGGGCTGGCCCGGCATCTCTGTCGATGCTGAGGAAGAACAGGAAGTGCGCGAAAAGCTCCGGGCCGACAGTATGCGGCCCGTGTTCCTGACGGAAAGTGAAATCCGAGATTTTTACGAAGGCTTCAGCAACGAAACGCTCTGGCCAACCTTCCATTATTTCGCGCAGTACGCCATCTACGACCAGTCGCACTGGGAAGCCTACGTGGCGGTAAATGAGAAATTCTGCCGGGCCGTGCTGGAGCTGGCCGGCCCCGACGATACCATCTGGGTACACGATTATCAGCTGCTGCTCCTGCCGCAGATGCTGCGCGCCGCGCGACCAAAAAGCAGCATTGGCTTCTTTTTGCATATTCCCTTCCCCTCCTACGAGCTGATTCGGGTGCTGCCCTGGCGGCGCCAATTGCTGGAGGGTATGCTGGGTGCCGATCTGATTGGCTTCCATACCTACGGCTACATGCGTCACTTTTTGAGCTCTGTGTCGCAGCTGCTGGGGTATCAGAGCCAGAATGGCCTGGTGGAAGTGAACACGCGCAGTGTGCTGGTCGACGCCTTCCCGATGGGAATTGACCAAGCCAAATACGCGGAAGTAGCACAGTCGGAACAGGCCCGCGCGCACGAGCAAACGTACCGCGACGCCTTGCGCAACGAGCGGATAATTCTGTCTATCGACCGCCTCGACTATACGAAAGGCATAGCCCAGCGCCTGCGGGCCTATGAGCTGTTGCTGCAAGCCTACCCCGAGTGGCGCGAGCGGGCTACCCTGCTCATGGTGGTGGTTCCGTCTCGCGACCAGGTGGATCAGTACAAGGAGCTAAAAGAGGAAATTGACGAGCTGGTTGGCCGCATCAATAGCACCTACCGCACCATTTCCTGGAACCCGATTCAGTACTTCTACCGCTCCTTCCCGATTGAGGAATTGGCGGCTTTGTATCGGATGGCGGAAGTGGCGCTGGTTACCCCGATGCGGGACGGCATGAATTTGGTGGCTAAGGAATTCATTGCCAGCAAGATTGACACCCCTGGGGTTCTGATTCTGAGTGAGCGCGCCGGGGCCGCCCGCGAGCTATCGGATGCCATTATCATCAACCCCACGGATACCAACCAGCTGGCTGAGGCCATGCACGAGGCGCTAATAATGCCCGAGGACGAACAGCGGCAGCGCATGGGCGCCATGCAGGCTTTGGTAAAGAAATACAATATTCACCACTGGGTAAATTTATTCATGGACCGCCTCACCTACAGCAAGTTAAAACAAGAAACCTTGGCCACTACCACTCTGAACACTGATGAGCTGCAACGCATGACCAGCGAATACAAAAATGCCCCCAGCGGCTTTTATTCCTGGATTATGATGGCACGCTAG
- the otsB gene encoding trehalose-phosphatase codes for MQKCPQRLLFLDYDGTLAGFNSNPQLAGPDQELLTLLADLSADKRNRVIIVSGRDRATLEKWLGHLPLDFIVEHGVWLRALGEEWTMLRPLTNDWMHEIRPILDLHVSRTAGSFVEEKEYSLVWHYRRADIELGEVRARELTSHLHFLASNSDLQVMEGNKVVEVKSAGVNKGAGAARWLSFYPADFIIAIGDDRTDEDTFGAMPSHAYTVKVGSTHRSLARFHLDTHHDVRRVLRALVEA; via the coding sequence ATACAAAAATGCCCCCAGCGGCTTTTATTCCTGGATTATGATGGCACGCTAGCCGGATTTAACTCCAATCCGCAGCTTGCCGGCCCCGACCAGGAGTTGCTCACGCTGCTAGCCGACTTGAGCGCCGATAAGCGTAACCGCGTAATAATTGTGAGTGGGCGCGACCGGGCGACCTTGGAGAAGTGGCTTGGCCATTTGCCCCTTGATTTTATTGTAGAACACGGCGTGTGGCTGCGGGCCTTGGGCGAAGAGTGGACCATGCTGCGGCCGCTTACCAACGACTGGATGCACGAAATCAGGCCTATTCTCGACTTGCATGTAAGCCGCACGGCCGGCTCCTTTGTGGAAGAAAAAGAATATTCGTTGGTATGGCATTACCGCCGCGCCGATATAGAGCTTGGCGAGGTAAGGGCGCGCGAGCTGACCAGCCATCTGCACTTTTTGGCTTCCAACAGCGACCTGCAAGTGATGGAGGGCAATAAGGTGGTGGAAGTAAAGAGCGCCGGCGTAAATAAAGGCGCTGGTGCCGCCCGCTGGCTCAGCTTCTATCCTGCCGACTTTATCATCGCCATCGGCGATGACCGTACCGATGAAGATACCTTCGGCGCGATGCCGTCGCACGCCTACACCGTGAAAGTTGGCAGCACTCACCGCTCCCTAGCGCGCTTTCACCTTGATACCCACCACGATGTGCGACGCGTATTGCGGGCTTTGGTAGAAGCGTAA